The sequence below is a genomic window from Macadamia integrifolia cultivar HAES 741 chromosome 1, SCU_Mint_v3, whole genome shotgun sequence.
CTTCTCTCTCCCAGTAGAAGAAAAACAAGTCTATGCCAATACACCATTAACCTATGAAGGCTATGGTAGTAGACTTGGGGTTGAGAAGGGAGCCATTCTTGACTGGAGTGACTATTTCTTTCTCCAATACCTACCCTACTCTGTTAAAGACCCTAACAAGTGGCCTAACCTCCCAACTCCCATCAGGtaggtttaattttaattacttttttaattaaaaattaggGTCTCCTAAATCACtctttgtttctgttgttttgcATGAGCTGGCAATATTCTTAACTTTGAGTTACCTAAAACCATTCAGTCTCGCGTCGTATCGATTCGTGAGATACTTAGAACTAAATTGTTTTCTCTCTTATCAATCATATATAGGGAGACAATAGAGGAGTACTGTGGGCAATTGGTGAAGCTGTGTGGAACTTTGATGAAGCTCTTCTCTATTAACTTGGGTTTAGGAGAGGATCGTCTACCTAAGGCATTTGGAGGAGATGATATTGGTGCTTGCCTGAGGGCCAACTTCTATCCAAAGTGTCCACAACCAGACCTTACACTTGGGCTTTCTCCTCACTCTGATCCTGGTGGTATGACCATTCTCCTCCCTGATGATCACGTCGCCGGACTTCAGGTCCGCCGTGGAGACTCTTGGGTCACCGTAAAAGTCGCTCCCGGTGCCTTAGTCGTCAACATCGGTGATCAGATtcaggtatctctctctctctctctctctctctctctctctctctctaagttatCCGAACCATAAAATGATTGGCTAGGATTCCATTAGGCAACTGCATATAACggttctttttctccttcactCTCTCTTATCAACTGCTGCTATAAAGAGAGAATGGCACATATAATAAACATAGTTATTAaccattagagagagagagagaggtgatccTGACCTCATTTCACAGTTGTTCATTACAGTGGCCTACAAAATTAATTACGCACGTTTGGTCCAGCGTTATGTTTCTTCGTACAGACGATTCCCAAGTTGCCATATTTGATATTTTCCCATCTAATAAGGTCTACCGTAAAGGACGTCACATGAGAAACCAAAACTAGCATTCAAACTTTTCAGGGgatggttttatttttatttttattttttattattattatttttaataatttattaataataacgGATTACAATCAAGAGATGGTCTTTAAAAACGGGTTTATTTCAGTTTATAGGTTTAATCAAATATAGTTTTTAATAGAGCAACATTGGACATATATCATATGGACTCTCGATTCTAgacattttccttctttgaccATGAGTCAGTAAGGAGGTGGAGATCGGATCTCCAATGGGTGGCTCTCCACATGAGAGCCACCCATGTGGGAAGGTCCCCACGTGAGGAGAGGATTCAGAACTGAATAATTGAACATGGGTCCGGATCAGATCAtgtggattaagagattctttCTTTATGGATAAAGAAAAACTCAGTCTAAGAAAAGACCCTTCAGCATCCAACTATAATGTACAACATTTTTGTCATTACGGGTCTGAGCAGCCTTAGCTTACCATTATGCTGAGGTCCGCCCTCTTAATTAATCTGACACTtgatatataaaaatatttttgcgGCTCTTACATGCatgcttttgttgatgatttagtTCAAATTTTATGATCAGGTGTTGAGCAATGCAATATACAAGAGTATTGAGCATAGGGTGATTGTGAATTCAGCTAAAGATCGTTCCTCACTTGCTTTCTTCTATAACCCAAAGAGTGATATGCCGATGGAACCATTGAAGGAACTGGTGACACTAGATTGTCCACCTCTTTATAAAACCATGACATATGATGAGTACAGACTATTGATGAGGATGAAGGGTCCAAGTGGAAAATCACATGTGGATTCACTAAAATCCCTACAGCACAAATAAGCTCATCATCTGTCATACGCTACACAGTTTGTGTTAATTACTACTGTAAATCACATATCAAAGAATTATGATTATCCCTTTTGAACAGTTATTTACCTGTAAATCATGCTTTAAATCATTAATGAGGGATATTTACAGATTAATAACTAAATTATGTGTGTATCAATAATAATGTAATCCCTCTAGTTATTTGTGTTGGTGTGTATCTTTCATTGTGGGTATGTGATGATGGCAACTGATGGAGAAGAAgtggaataatatatatataagaataaTTATAGTATTAATTGGTAAAGCACTTATGCTTAATTAATATATCTTCTTTTACATTTTATTTAGTTACTAGTAAATTCTTTACAGTTTAATTAATGGAGAAGTGTTTTCTGTGGGAAAGCGTGACTCTTGCAATTTCTTGGGAGGCAATGGAAGAATGCGAGAAAGCATAAACATgtgcattattttttttatttcatatgaggtggggtggtcattttacCCCCATGTGTATGAGTACAAGGGGCCACGCTTCCCGACATAaaccattttactttaattagTTTATGAAATAATGAATCTTCTTTGATTATGGATGTAAATAGATTGGATATGGATTGAATTCAAATTGGATGTGTTTGGGTTCGAAAATTTTCTGACCGGATTTGGATACCCCGAAACGAATACGAATATggatcaaattcaaattttcaactATCCGTTTACTCTCTGACTTGTTTAATCCGGACACTTCTCCCCctaatgaatataatttttgctcttaatccatctttttaagttgtttaattattttcctcattctctagaacctgtttaaacttcaaaaaccctcaaaatcattaattgattatttaatcggatTGGATTATTCAGATTTTATTCCAAATACCCTTTAATCGAATATGAATACCCCTAAATGAATACGAATGCGaattgaaattcaaatttcgattatccatttacatctctaTCCTTGATCCATTAGGATGAGgaatcaaattttaatttttgtctCATGATGATATATAGGAACTCTCTCATGCATGAATCTCGATTGGTATAGGAGagagttttggttttggttttgattttgattttggttttggtttgaggATGGGGATGGGGGTGGGAGTGGAATCTACCACCCCACACCAATGATGATACATGAAGCGATTTATGGGACCCACATGATCgaaagagaattaaaaaaataattataaaaaaaaagtttccaacTTATCAATCATTTTCAAAACTCTATAAGTCAATAGTTGTAATTGTTAGGCATGTCCCTACTCCCTagattatattttatttcttaagttgtTGACTTAGGATTTTATCACGTGTTGGAATTAAGATaccattttttattcattaattTTTGTAGGTAATCTTTACTTTTTGTGTTTGCTGATAAACCAAGATTAGATATGATTTGCAAAATAGACATTGAAGttgatggtaaaaaaaaatggcaataaggtttaatggatggcCTAGTGCGCTCATATATAGTATCAATAGGTGAGCCAATAAACACTGATGCACTCATGCACGTAAACCTAAAAATAGGGATCAGCATGATCCATTGGTTGGACCGCTCAAGGACAAAATCAAAGCGTCTGGTTTGACTAATTAGCAGTTTAGTGTTGTAGTTGACTGAAtcattaaggtttttttttttttttttttttttagaagagaaATTTATTAAGAATACAAAAAGGGTAAGAGTCCTTACAAAACCCTTTTTAAACCAAGTTAAACAAAGgtgaattaataataattaaacaataaaaaaaattcaagatgaAGGGTTTTGTGCACAGTAAAATTCAAGATGAAGGGTTTTGTGCATCAGTCgtggacaaattttttttttttttttttccaaaaaccaAATAGAATAAATTCTGTCTATAATCTAATCTTGCTAAAATCCCTACCAATTAATGATGGAGCCCTGAGCTGGTGCCCAACTTGATCAAGCTgcacaatgaaaaaaaaaaaagacatgattATCAAAATAAAGGAGCTTGATGCAGGATCTAACAAACCATATTTCCTTTTTTCGCTTCTCCCTATATAATACATTGGTTTGAGGGATTATTGATGGAACATGATGGAAAAGTGCTATCAAGGATTAGATTAATTAAGTCAAGATTATGAGAGTGTTCACAACAAATAAATGAGGTAATGAACTAAATAGAGCATGAATCTATGTAACAGATAGTTGTATATATTCTGTAATATTTGTTAGCTTGTTCATTTGTTTCCTTACATAGACCGATCAGAACAATGTCAATATCTAGAGCAcagttttaagtattggtatcagataATCCATATCAGTTTGGCAAGTGTTTAATTCTGATACCTAGTCGATATCGTATCAATTAAATGATATGAATCAGGGgtgtaatagtaataataataataaagaaaataaaaaaacactagGGGTATTTCTATTCGATATAAATGATCCAATACCCATCTATTTTGATACcgtaataattttaaaaataattgatACTCATTCCGATACCGTGCTCTAAAACCATAATCTAAAGATTGATAAGTATACTTCCAAGTTTCTTCAGCCAACAACTCAGATAAGGATACGTCCAGTGATAGAAAAGGAGGCTGATATAAAAAGGAAGCCCAAATAGACTCAAAGTCATAATTTAGTGGGTGACAAATTCTACTAATTGAAACTTCTCATGGTATTTAAAATATTGTGCAAGATCCTCATTACACTTCCAAGCATGCTCCATTATATGTTGGTCCCAAATAAATGACATATTTGAATGGAAATCAAAGATAGATTGTGTCTTACCTTGTTTCAGTTTCAGAGATCAAATATCCAATTCTAATTTATATTGCTGGGCAAAGTAATTAGACATCGTATTGGCTAGATTTGGAATCGGTTAAGGCCGATATCAATCCGAATCTACAAATCATGTTTGGGTTGGTGAGGAGGGAGGATTGGTTTGGCAAAAAAGAAGACTAGTAAATAGATATAAAACAAAAGATGGACTGAGGTCAATGTAGACACTGAATTTTGTTACCCTACGGGACCCTCAAGATTATGATGAATTGTGTAGGATACTGCTCTCAAAGATGATGAAAAATGACCGTTTTGTCCCAAAGGTAACTTGGTGCCTTAGCTTTTTCAAAACTGACCATAAATCCTAAGATAAGTGTGTTTTGTCATTTTAAGCTGAATCCCAACTTTGATGTGAAGACGATGCCATTTGACCACCGCTATGTAAATTACTATTTTACGAGTCACCTCTTTGAGCACAATTTTGATTGTTTTTCAGCCAGAATTTATGTCTAATCGTTGCCTAATTAAATAGTACTTGAAAAAAATTCCAGATAAATATACAAATCATGACTATCAGAAGGTCAGATCTCCAGATTTCACCATCCCAAGTTTGCCTAATAATTGGCCAAACTTAGGGTTCTTAATTCAGGGTCAAATTTGGCAAAAAATGGAGGCTGAATTTCATCATTTTGTCTCCTTattga
It includes:
- the LOC122076952 gene encoding jasmonate-induced oxygenase 1-like; protein product: MSCLQHGWPEPIVRVQSLSESGLSSIPHRYIKPPSQRPSIPSHPQQVDTEPPNIPLIDIADLLSAATSGGVIDHNSPIMNQISEACREWGFLQVVNHGLSVELMDRTLQLWRQFFSLPVEEKQVYANTPLTYEGYGSRLGVEKGAILDWSDYFFLQYLPYSVKDPNKWPNLPTPIRETIEEYCGQLVKLCGTLMKLFSINLGLGEDRLPKAFGGDDIGACLRANFYPKCPQPDLTLGLSPHSDPGGMTILLPDDHVAGLQVRRGDSWVTVKVAPGALVVNIGDQIQVLSNAIYKSIEHRVIVNSAKDRSSLAFFYNPKSDMPMEPLKELVTLDCPPLYKTMTYDEYRLLMRMKGPSGKSHVDSLKSLQHK